From a single Gimesia fumaroli genomic region:
- a CDS encoding RHS repeat domain-containing protein, translated as MINSSEGSFTRTYDAVDQVQSVAWPTGKIVTWVYDAIGQRSTRDISTGTVTYTYDAQGNLASLVNEQSERTTFSYDAVGRATRKQLANGTRTSMAYDAAGRETQITHFTSSNTPFSSFADTYNAAGNRIQRVNLDGDVTTWTYDSSSQVLSERYTDSLGTTITTFAYDAVGNRLVENNDSTITTSVYDAANRLETSEETAGITTYTYDKNGNQTSIEDPVSDITTYSWTYENQLAEIESPNGDLVTYTYAPVNKKSDELRLSKETDLEFTSYMWDDQNIILEQDEVSTVDAEYTVMPQAYGNLISQTRDAESSFYHFDPLGSTRELTDASETVTDSYLYSVFGKVKSSTGTTVNPYQWVGKEGYYHDTESGLYNLRNRFYGAGEGRFKSEDPIGFDAGDVNLYRYVGNNAATDTDPSGLQGHIEKRNKRKKGLAAYSQGFDALESIQCECFRSSMITLNTKTGETFQDVEWVRTRVPKGWTKEEACNTVCSHDNRHGWTGRWENANAQIDPEVDRREAKKCGNFKEGFLLGGANITVAFTFGYCGTESQQYYREMCPGVSDRVQAISVGAAGLARETVITITGLKAAQFAVQGSNIARATCVAVNSYDIYGAGEAAVALLQSESLTDALINAGFLSLSLIGINGTVRETAQSVQDLKRALKTGTYKLEVKLKGFKTSAPDANDVTKLDIDKNGKLTDADMEFLGELDGHRIHQAKDGSLWACSDCRKLSPDDGAGSCNSGGGNARKSLSDELDDIEQQLKDTTLSGKKKRELRKRRKEIKEKLGESTDGAPRAIDENLEGLDDPISDHLQGTGQLDEFDSANWSPFSGNDIRRRNLTRRQLLEEINAREASGDITEGEATRLRRLLAKYYEGRDLG; from the coding sequence GTGATTAACAGCAGTGAGGGCTCCTTCACTCGTACTTATGACGCCGTGGATCAGGTCCAGAGCGTGGCCTGGCCGACCGGCAAGATTGTCACCTGGGTCTATGATGCCATCGGCCAGCGTTCCACACGCGACATCTCTACCGGCACGGTGACGTACACCTACGATGCTCAGGGTAACCTGGCCTCATTAGTGAATGAACAGTCGGAACGGACCACGTTCAGCTATGATGCGGTCGGCCGCGCGACTCGCAAACAACTGGCAAACGGCACCCGCACCAGCATGGCCTATGACGCCGCCGGTCGGGAAACGCAGATCACGCACTTTACGTCAAGCAACACCCCCTTCTCCTCTTTTGCCGATACGTATAATGCCGCCGGCAATCGAATTCAGCGTGTGAATCTGGATGGGGACGTGACGACATGGACTTACGATTCTAGTTCACAGGTCCTTTCCGAACGTTATACCGATTCACTGGGCACGACGATTACCACGTTTGCCTATGATGCCGTCGGGAACCGGCTCGTTGAAAACAACGATTCCACGATCACCACCAGCGTCTACGATGCCGCCAATCGTCTGGAAACCTCGGAAGAGACGGCAGGCATCACCACCTACACCTATGATAAAAACGGCAATCAGACCTCGATCGAAGATCCGGTGAGCGATATTACGACTTATAGCTGGACCTACGAAAACCAGTTGGCGGAAATTGAAAGCCCTAACGGCGATCTGGTGACCTACACCTATGCCCCGGTCAACAAAAAGAGCGACGAACTCCGTCTCTCCAAAGAGACCGATCTGGAATTCACATCCTACATGTGGGACGACCAGAACATCATTCTGGAACAGGATGAGGTCAGCACCGTGGACGCCGAATACACGGTGATGCCGCAGGCGTACGGAAATCTGATCAGTCAGACCCGGGATGCGGAAAGCAGTTTTTATCACTTCGATCCCCTGGGCAGCACCCGTGAGTTAACCGATGCCTCAGAGACCGTCACAGACAGCTATCTCTACAGCGTCTTCGGCAAAGTCAAAAGCAGCACCGGCACCACCGTGAATCCCTATCAGTGGGTCGGTAAAGAAGGTTACTATCATGACACCGAAAGCGGACTCTACAATCTTCGCAACCGTTTCTATGGAGCTGGTGAAGGACGCTTTAAGTCCGAAGATCCGATTGGTTTTGATGCCGGGGATGTAAACCTCTATCGATATGTGGGTAACAATGCCGCAACGGATACTGATCCTAGTGGACTGCAGGGGCATATCGAAAAAAGGAACAAAAGGAAAAAAGGACTGGCTGCTTATTCTCAAGGATTCGATGCACTTGAATCTATTCAGTGCGAATGCTTTCGATCCTCTATGATAACATTGAATACAAAAACGGGAGAGACCTTCCAGGATGTAGAGTGGGTCAGAACCAGAGTGCCAAAAGGATGGACCAAAGAGGAAGCATGCAACACTGTTTGTAGTCACGACAATCGACACGGATGGACAGGGAGGTGGGAAAATGCTAACGCCCAAATAGACCCTGAAGTCGACAGAAGAGAAGCCAAGAAATGTGGCAACTTTAAAGAAGGTTTCCTATTAGGCGGAGCAAATATTACTGTTGCGTTTACATTTGGGTATTGTGGAACTGAATCGCAACAATATTATCGAGAAATGTGCCCCGGTGTCTCAGACAGAGTTCAAGCCATTAGCGTGGGGGCTGCCGGATTGGCTCGAGAAACAGTGATTACTATTACGGGCCTAAAAGCTGCGCAGTTTGCGGTACAAGGGAGTAATATTGCCAGAGCTACCTGCGTCGCCGTGAATTCCTATGACATCTATGGAGCCGGTGAAGCAGCGGTGGCGCTTTTACAATCCGAATCTCTGACAGATGCGCTAATTAATGCCGGATTCCTGTCGCTGAGTCTCATTGGAATTAACGGCACAGTCAGGGAAACAGCGCAATCCGTACAGGATTTGAAAAGAGCATTGAAAACAGGTACCTACAAACTGGAAGTAAAACTGAAAGGGTTCAAAACATCCGCTCCTGATGCGAACGATGTTACCAAATTGGATATAGACAAAAATGGCAAACTAACCGATGCAGACATGGAATTTCTGGGAGAACTTGATGGGCACAGAATCCATCAAGCCAAGGATGGCAGCTTGTGGGCCTGCTCGGATTGCCGTAAACTATCACCCGATGATGGAGCTGGATCCTGTAATTCGGGAGGGGGCAATGCAAGAAAAAGCCTGTCAGATGAACTTGATGACATAGAGCAGCAGTTAAAAGATACAACTCTTTCAGGTAAAAAGAAACGTGAGCTTCGTAAGCGAAGAAAAGAAATAAAGGAAAAATTAGGCGAATCTACGGATGGGGCTCCAAGGGCAATAGATGAAAACTTGGAAGGGCTTGATGATCCAATTTCTGATCATTTACAGGGAACAGGACAACTTGATGAATTTGATAGCGCTAATTGGAGCCCGTTTAGTGGTAATGACATTAGACGCAGAAATTTAACTCGACGTCAACTTCTAGAAGAGATAAATGCCCGCGAGGCTTCAGGAGACATTACAGAAGGAGAGGCCACTAGATTACGACGCTTACTTGCAAAATATTATGAAGGTCGCGACCTTGGGTAA